The following proteins are encoded in a genomic region of Arcobacter cloacae:
- a CDS encoding response regulator has protein sequence MSKKYSIAIVDDETEILNVLSRFLTRNPDFSVNTYSNPVSAVASVDNNKYDLILLDIMMPQMNGLEALEKIKSKNPEQKVIMMTAYSTLDKVLKSHKEGATNYVMKPFDSLQALEKKIIEVLESK, from the coding sequence ATGAGTAAAAAATATTCTATAGCAATTGTTGATGACGAAACAGAAATTTTAAATGTATTAAGTAGATTTTTGACAAGAAATCCAGACTTTTCAGTAAATACATATTCAAACCCAGTTTCAGCAGTAGCTTCTGTTGATAATAATAAATATGACTTAATACTTTTAGATATTATGATGCCTCAAATGAATGGTTTAGAAGCTTTAGAAAAAATAAAGTCAAAAAATCCAGAACAAAAAGTTATTATGATGACAGCTTATTCAACATTGGATAAGGTTTTAAAATCACATAAAGAGGGTGCAACAAATTATGTTATGAAACCTTTTGACTCTTTACAAGCTTTAGAAAAAAAGATAATAGAAGTTCTTGAGTCAAAATAA